The following are from one region of the Cinclus cinclus chromosome 7, bCinCin1.1, whole genome shotgun sequence genome:
- the RRP12 gene encoding RRP12-like protein isoform X1: MARSGRLRSGAAAKLKRWRKGHSSDSNPETRQHRLAARSRFCSRPAEKSNLTVDAVKLHNELQSGSLHLERASGSAQFRMEGDGSEEAATEKSSGTFLSGLSDCTNITFSKVQRFWESNSATHKEICAVLAAVTEVIRSQGGKESETEYFAALMTTLEAVESPESLSAVAYLLNLVLKRVPSPVLIKKFSDASKAFMSIVSSQACSSSTSALRWVLSCLATLLRKQDLAAWSYPVTLQVYHGLLSFCVHTKPKVRKAAQHGVCSVLRGSEFMFGDAAPEHHPAAPSTAKFCVQEIEKAGGAKEATTTLHVLALLRDVLPCFPAALVKTCCETLLRVMTLSHVLVTACAMQAFHSLFSAQTSVACLPAELNAQIITALYDYVPSTSDLQPLLTWLSTMERAHINLARLQKDLCWAHLPRFFSAAMNCFLSPHSQVVSAAAQSLETLLTECIAPHMEDMGTVSASAPAPAAYLCKMFRSVEEGLTYRFHAAWEQVLRVLEIFFETCGKQCHPIMRKCLQSLCDLRLSPHFPYTAEVDQAVGAAVSTMGPEVVLETVPLEINGKEETLDFPRSWLLPVLRDNVQGARLGFFTSYFLPLAAALKSRALEFTQAGKNVEAKIYDTLQWQVWTLLPGFCTRPTDVLGAFKGLARTLGMAISERPDLRSTVCQALRTLIHKGCETDAERAEVGRFAKNFLPILFNVYSQPEEDGGTSAQRRSVLDTVRAYLTITDPQMVCGFLEKASAKLTSPESSEFTRLSILDLVVAMAPYADEQSLDSLYCTIQPSLQSKERSMQKKAYRVLEEVCAAPHAPCQAFVRSHLQDLQAALLDSLKSAASPAKRPRLKCLFHIVKQLSAEHEPFVTALVPEVILCTKEVSVGARKNAFMLLVEMGHAFIRFGPTPEEAMQRFLLLIYVGLTGSVTMISCTVLALTRLFFEFKDHLEFSVVEQLLQNICLLLASRTRDVVKAALGFLKVTLLLVDTKLLAKHVQTMLEAVGNLSDDMRRHFRMKLRNLFIKFIRKFGFELVKGLLPAEYHKVLVNIRKAESRSRKQRALKKAAADMDEEEAPAPQPRGDSMEEILADSEDEEEEEEEQHRSKEWRKQARQKGQAWLKEGEDDEPLNFLDPNVSQRVLATKPVPRRSRGVSHDFQMSEDGRLIIHEEEEELDDDDETKGADEEMADVLQDVGLRSKKSQKRRFREEPDDEEAEAGTYSQYKAGGSGIHRPLKKEPAFGAEYKSKKGKGDVKKKGQLDPYAYIPLNRAKLNKRKRAKMQGQFKGLMKGAQRGAKAGRRNRLKSQRS, from the exons ATGGCGCGGAGTGGGAGGCTCCGGTCGGGAGCTGCGGCCAAGCTGAAGCGCTGGCGGAAGGGCCATAGCAGTGACTCCAACCCCGAGACCCGCCAGCACCGTCTGGCTGCCCGCAGCCGCTTCTGTAGCCGGCCGGCGG AGAAAAGTAACTTGACAGTGGATGCAGTGAAGCTGCACAATGAGCTGCAGTCGGGGTCCCTGCATCTGGAGCGGGCGAGTGGCAGTGCTCAGTTCCGTATGGAGGGGGACGGTTCTGAAGAGGCTGCCACGGAGAAATCCTCCGGCACCTTCCTGAGCGGGCTGAGTGACTGTACTAACATCACCTTCAGCAAGGTGCAGCGCTTCTGGGAGTCCAACTCTGCCACTCACAAAGAG ATCTGTGCCGTGCTGGCAGCTGTGACAGAGGTGATCCGCTCCCAGGGGGGCAAGGAGAGCGAGACGGAATACTTTGCTGCACTG ATGACCACACTGGAGGCAGTGGAGTCTCCTGAATCACTGTCTGCTGTCGCCTACCTGCTTAACCTTGTCCTAAAGCG GGTCCCGAGCCCTGTTCTTATTAAAAAGTTCTCAGATGCCTCAAAAGCCTTCATGAGTATCGTGTCCTCACaggcctgcagcagctccacctcTGCCCTGCGATGG GTCCTCTCTTGCCTGGCCACGCTGCTACGGAAGCAAGACTTGGCAGCCTGGAGCTACCCTGTCACACTGCAGGTCTATCATGGCTTGCTGAGCTTTTGTGTTCATACCAAACCCAAG GTGCGGAAAGCAGCACAGCATGGGGTGTGCTCTGTTCTGAGGGGCAGTGAGTTCATGTTTGGCGATGCAGCCCCTGAGCATCACCCTGCAGCACCCTCCACCGCCAAGTTCTGTGTACAGGAGATTGAAAAAGCTGGAG GTGCCAAGGAGGCCACCACCACCCTGCATGTCCTTGCCCTGCTGCGGGATGTGCTGCCCTGCTTCCCCGCAGCTCTGGTGAAGACCTGCTGTGAGACCTTGCTCCGAGTCATGACCCTCAGCCATGTG TTGGTGACAGCATGTGCCATGCAAGCTTTCCACAGCCTCTTCAGTGCCCAGACCAGTGTGGCCTGCCTGCCAGCTGAGCTCAATGCCCAGATCATCACT gcTCTCTACGACTATGTGCCCAGCACGAGTGAcctgcagccactgctgacCTGGCTGTCCACCATGGAGCGGGCACACATCAACCTGGCCAG gCTGCAGAAGGATCTGTGCTGGGCTCACCTGCCCCGGTTCTTCTCTGCTGCCATGAACTGCTTCCTCTCCCCACACTCCCAGGTGGTGTCAGCAGCAGCGCAGAGCCTGGAG ACCCTCCTGACTGAGTGCATTGCTCCCCACATGGAGGACATGGGCACTGTGTCTGCatctgccccagcccctgctgcctACCTGTGCAAGATGTTCAG aTCAGTGGAGGAAGGGCTGACATACCGTTTCCATGCAGCGTGGGAGCAAGTTCTGCGAGTGCTGGAGATCTTCTTTGAGACATGTGGGAAGCAGTGCCATCCCATCATGAGGAAG TGTCTCCAGTCCTTGTGTGACCTGCGTCTCTCCCCACACTTTCCCTATACGGCTGAAGTGGACCAGGCAGtgggggctgctgtgagcaccATGGGTCCTGAGGTAGTACTGGAAACTGTGCCCCTGGAGATCAATGGCAAGGA GGAGACACTGGATTTCCCCCGCAGCTGGCTCCTGCCAGTGCTGCGGGACAATGTGCAGGGTGCGCGGCTTGGCTTCTTCACCAGTTACTTCTTGCCTTTGGCAGCCGCTCTGAAAAGCAGAG CCCTGGAGTTTACCCAGGCTGGAAAGAATGTGGAGGCCAAGATCTATGACACATTGCAGTGGCAG GTCTGGACTCTGCTACCTGGCTTCTGCACCCGTCCCACAGATGTGCTGGGGGCCTTCAAGGGGCTGGCCCGCACCTTGGGCATGGCTATCAGTGAGCGTCCAGATCTCCGCTCCACTGTGTGCCAGGCTTTGCGCACCCTCATCCACAAAGGCTGCGAGACAG ATGCGGAGCGAGCAGAAGTGGGTCGCTTTGCCAAAAATTTCCTGCCCATCCTGTTCAACGTGTACAGCCAACCTGAGGAGGATGGGGGTACAAGTGCTCAGCGCCGCTCCGTGCTGGACACTGTCCGTGCTTACCTGACCATCACGGATCCTCAG ATGGTGTGTGGATTCCTGGAGAAAGCCAGTGCAAAGTTGACCAGTCCTGAGAGTTCTGAGTTCACCAG ACTCTCTATCCTGGACCTTGTAGTGGCAATGGCACCCTATGCTGATGAGCAGTCCCTGGACTCCCTGTACTGTACTATCCAGCCTTCTCTCCAG AGCAAAGAACGCAGCATGCAGAAGAAGGCGTATCGTGTGCTGGAGGAGGTGTGTGCCGCTCCCCACGCTCCCTGCCAGGCTTTTGTCCGCTCCCACCTCCAGGACctgcaggcagcactgctggactCGCTCAAGAGCGCAGCATCCCCGGCCAAGAGG CCCCGGCTGAAATGCCTGTTCCACATTGTGAAGCAGCTATCTGCAGAGCATGAGCCTtttgtcactgctctggtccCAGAG GTCATCCTATGCACCAAGGAGGTGTCAGTGGGGGCCCGCAAGAATGCCTTCATGCTGCTCGTGGAGATGGGGCATGCTTTCATCCGCTTTGGACCCACCCCTGAAG AGGCTATGCAGCGGTTCCTGCTCCTGATCTACGTGGGGCTCACTGGCTCAGTCACTATGATCAGCTGCACCGTGCTGGCATTGACCCGCCTGTTCTTCGAGTTCAAAg ATCACCTGGAGTTCAGTGtggtggagcagctcctgcagaacaTCTGCCTGTTGCTGGCCTCCCGCACACGGGATGTGGTCAAGGCAGCCCTGGGATTCCTGAAGGTCACACTGCTCCTAGTGGACACCAAGCTCCTGGCCAAGCATGTCCAGACAATG CTGGAGGCTGTGGGGAACCTTTCAGATGACATGAGACGCCACTTCCGTATGAAGTTGCGAAACCTCTTCATCAAGTTCATCCGCAAGTTTGG CTTTGAGCTGGTGaaggggctgctgccagctgagtACCATAAGGTGCTGGTGAACATCCGCAAGGCGGAATCCCGGAGCCGCAAGCAGCGTGCCCTGAAGAAGGCAGCTGCAGATATGGATGAGGAGGAGGCACCAGCACCACAGCCCAGAGGAGACAG TATGGAAGAGATCCTGGCTGACtcagaggatgaggaggaggaagaggaggaacagCATCGGAGCAAGGAGTGGAGGAAGCAAGCACGGCAGAAGGGCCAGGCGTGGCTCAAGGAAGGGGAAGATGATGAGCCCCTCAACTTCCTGGACCCTAATGTGTCCCAGCGGGTGCTGG CCACAAAACCAGTCCCCAGGCGGTCCAGAGGAGTGAGCCATGATTTCCAGATGTCTGAGGATGGACGCCTGATCATCcatgaagaggaagaggagctggatgatgatgatgaaacCAAAG GAGCAGACGAGGAGATGGCAGATGTGCTGCAAGATGTGGGGCTCCGCAGT AAGAAGAGTCAGAAGCGTCGCTTCAGAGAGGAGCCAGACGATGAGGAAGCTGAGGCTGGAACCTATTCTCAGTATAAAG CTGGAGGCTCTGGGATCCATCGGCCGCTGAAGAAGGAGCCAGCCTTCGGCGCAGAGTATAAATCCAAG
- the RRP12 gene encoding RRP12-like protein isoform X3, giving the protein MARSGRLRSGAAAKLKRWRKGHSSDSNPETRQHRLAARSRFCSRPAEKSNLTVDAVKLHNELQSGSLHLERASGSAQFRMEGDGSEEAATEKSSGTFLSGLSDCTNITFSKVQRFWESNSATHKEICAVLAAVTEVIRSQGGKESETEYFAALVRKAAQHGVCSVLRGSEFMFGDAAPEHHPAAPSTAKFCVQEIEKAGGAKEATTTLHVLALLRDVLPCFPAALVKTCCETLLRVMTLSHVLVTACAMQAFHSLFSAQTSVACLPAELNAQIITALYDYVPSTSDLQPLLTWLSTMERAHINLARLQKDLCWAHLPRFFSAAMNCFLSPHSQVVSAAAQSLETLLTECIAPHMEDMGTVSASAPAPAAYLCKMFRSVEEGLTYRFHAAWEQVLRVLEIFFETCGKQCHPIMRKCLQSLCDLRLSPHFPYTAEVDQAVGAAVSTMGPEVVLETVPLEINGKEETLDFPRSWLLPVLRDNVQGARLGFFTSYFLPLAAALKSRALEFTQAGKNVEAKIYDTLQWQVWTLLPGFCTRPTDVLGAFKGLARTLGMAISERPDLRSTVCQALRTLIHKGCETDAERAEVGRFAKNFLPILFNVYSQPEEDGGTSAQRRSVLDTVRAYLTITDPQMVCGFLEKASAKLTSPESSEFTRLSILDLVVAMAPYADEQSLDSLYCTIQPSLQSKERSMQKKAYRVLEEVCAAPHAPCQAFVRSHLQDLQAALLDSLKSAASPAKRPRLKCLFHIVKQLSAEHEPFVTALVPEVILCTKEVSVGARKNAFMLLVEMGHAFIRFGPTPEEAMQRFLLLIYVGLTGSVTMISCTVLALTRLFFEFKDHLEFSVVEQLLQNICLLLASRTRDVVKAALGFLKVTLLLVDTKLLAKHVQTMLEAVGNLSDDMRRHFRMKLRNLFIKFIRKFGFELVKGLLPAEYHKVLVNIRKAESRSRKQRALKKAAADMDEEEAPAPQPRGDSMEEILADSEDEEEEEEEQHRSKEWRKQARQKGQAWLKEGEDDEPLNFLDPNVSQRVLATKPVPRRSRGVSHDFQMSEDGRLIIHEEEEELDDDDETKGADEEMADVLQDVGLRSKKSQKRRFREEPDDEEAEAGTYSQYKAGGSGIHRPLKKEPAFGAEYKSKKGKGDVKKKGQLDPYAYIPLNRAKLNKRKRAKMQGQFKGLMKGAQRGAKAGRRNRLKSQRS; this is encoded by the exons ATGGCGCGGAGTGGGAGGCTCCGGTCGGGAGCTGCGGCCAAGCTGAAGCGCTGGCGGAAGGGCCATAGCAGTGACTCCAACCCCGAGACCCGCCAGCACCGTCTGGCTGCCCGCAGCCGCTTCTGTAGCCGGCCGGCGG AGAAAAGTAACTTGACAGTGGATGCAGTGAAGCTGCACAATGAGCTGCAGTCGGGGTCCCTGCATCTGGAGCGGGCGAGTGGCAGTGCTCAGTTCCGTATGGAGGGGGACGGTTCTGAAGAGGCTGCCACGGAGAAATCCTCCGGCACCTTCCTGAGCGGGCTGAGTGACTGTACTAACATCACCTTCAGCAAGGTGCAGCGCTTCTGGGAGTCCAACTCTGCCACTCACAAAGAG ATCTGTGCCGTGCTGGCAGCTGTGACAGAGGTGATCCGCTCCCAGGGGGGCAAGGAGAGCGAGACGGAATACTTTGCTGCACTG GTGCGGAAAGCAGCACAGCATGGGGTGTGCTCTGTTCTGAGGGGCAGTGAGTTCATGTTTGGCGATGCAGCCCCTGAGCATCACCCTGCAGCACCCTCCACCGCCAAGTTCTGTGTACAGGAGATTGAAAAAGCTGGAG GTGCCAAGGAGGCCACCACCACCCTGCATGTCCTTGCCCTGCTGCGGGATGTGCTGCCCTGCTTCCCCGCAGCTCTGGTGAAGACCTGCTGTGAGACCTTGCTCCGAGTCATGACCCTCAGCCATGTG TTGGTGACAGCATGTGCCATGCAAGCTTTCCACAGCCTCTTCAGTGCCCAGACCAGTGTGGCCTGCCTGCCAGCTGAGCTCAATGCCCAGATCATCACT gcTCTCTACGACTATGTGCCCAGCACGAGTGAcctgcagccactgctgacCTGGCTGTCCACCATGGAGCGGGCACACATCAACCTGGCCAG gCTGCAGAAGGATCTGTGCTGGGCTCACCTGCCCCGGTTCTTCTCTGCTGCCATGAACTGCTTCCTCTCCCCACACTCCCAGGTGGTGTCAGCAGCAGCGCAGAGCCTGGAG ACCCTCCTGACTGAGTGCATTGCTCCCCACATGGAGGACATGGGCACTGTGTCTGCatctgccccagcccctgctgcctACCTGTGCAAGATGTTCAG aTCAGTGGAGGAAGGGCTGACATACCGTTTCCATGCAGCGTGGGAGCAAGTTCTGCGAGTGCTGGAGATCTTCTTTGAGACATGTGGGAAGCAGTGCCATCCCATCATGAGGAAG TGTCTCCAGTCCTTGTGTGACCTGCGTCTCTCCCCACACTTTCCCTATACGGCTGAAGTGGACCAGGCAGtgggggctgctgtgagcaccATGGGTCCTGAGGTAGTACTGGAAACTGTGCCCCTGGAGATCAATGGCAAGGA GGAGACACTGGATTTCCCCCGCAGCTGGCTCCTGCCAGTGCTGCGGGACAATGTGCAGGGTGCGCGGCTTGGCTTCTTCACCAGTTACTTCTTGCCTTTGGCAGCCGCTCTGAAAAGCAGAG CCCTGGAGTTTACCCAGGCTGGAAAGAATGTGGAGGCCAAGATCTATGACACATTGCAGTGGCAG GTCTGGACTCTGCTACCTGGCTTCTGCACCCGTCCCACAGATGTGCTGGGGGCCTTCAAGGGGCTGGCCCGCACCTTGGGCATGGCTATCAGTGAGCGTCCAGATCTCCGCTCCACTGTGTGCCAGGCTTTGCGCACCCTCATCCACAAAGGCTGCGAGACAG ATGCGGAGCGAGCAGAAGTGGGTCGCTTTGCCAAAAATTTCCTGCCCATCCTGTTCAACGTGTACAGCCAACCTGAGGAGGATGGGGGTACAAGTGCTCAGCGCCGCTCCGTGCTGGACACTGTCCGTGCTTACCTGACCATCACGGATCCTCAG ATGGTGTGTGGATTCCTGGAGAAAGCCAGTGCAAAGTTGACCAGTCCTGAGAGTTCTGAGTTCACCAG ACTCTCTATCCTGGACCTTGTAGTGGCAATGGCACCCTATGCTGATGAGCAGTCCCTGGACTCCCTGTACTGTACTATCCAGCCTTCTCTCCAG AGCAAAGAACGCAGCATGCAGAAGAAGGCGTATCGTGTGCTGGAGGAGGTGTGTGCCGCTCCCCACGCTCCCTGCCAGGCTTTTGTCCGCTCCCACCTCCAGGACctgcaggcagcactgctggactCGCTCAAGAGCGCAGCATCCCCGGCCAAGAGG CCCCGGCTGAAATGCCTGTTCCACATTGTGAAGCAGCTATCTGCAGAGCATGAGCCTtttgtcactgctctggtccCAGAG GTCATCCTATGCACCAAGGAGGTGTCAGTGGGGGCCCGCAAGAATGCCTTCATGCTGCTCGTGGAGATGGGGCATGCTTTCATCCGCTTTGGACCCACCCCTGAAG AGGCTATGCAGCGGTTCCTGCTCCTGATCTACGTGGGGCTCACTGGCTCAGTCACTATGATCAGCTGCACCGTGCTGGCATTGACCCGCCTGTTCTTCGAGTTCAAAg ATCACCTGGAGTTCAGTGtggtggagcagctcctgcagaacaTCTGCCTGTTGCTGGCCTCCCGCACACGGGATGTGGTCAAGGCAGCCCTGGGATTCCTGAAGGTCACACTGCTCCTAGTGGACACCAAGCTCCTGGCCAAGCATGTCCAGACAATG CTGGAGGCTGTGGGGAACCTTTCAGATGACATGAGACGCCACTTCCGTATGAAGTTGCGAAACCTCTTCATCAAGTTCATCCGCAAGTTTGG CTTTGAGCTGGTGaaggggctgctgccagctgagtACCATAAGGTGCTGGTGAACATCCGCAAGGCGGAATCCCGGAGCCGCAAGCAGCGTGCCCTGAAGAAGGCAGCTGCAGATATGGATGAGGAGGAGGCACCAGCACCACAGCCCAGAGGAGACAG TATGGAAGAGATCCTGGCTGACtcagaggatgaggaggaggaagaggaggaacagCATCGGAGCAAGGAGTGGAGGAAGCAAGCACGGCAGAAGGGCCAGGCGTGGCTCAAGGAAGGGGAAGATGATGAGCCCCTCAACTTCCTGGACCCTAATGTGTCCCAGCGGGTGCTGG CCACAAAACCAGTCCCCAGGCGGTCCAGAGGAGTGAGCCATGATTTCCAGATGTCTGAGGATGGACGCCTGATCATCcatgaagaggaagaggagctggatgatgatgatgaaacCAAAG GAGCAGACGAGGAGATGGCAGATGTGCTGCAAGATGTGGGGCTCCGCAGT AAGAAGAGTCAGAAGCGTCGCTTCAGAGAGGAGCCAGACGATGAGGAAGCTGAGGCTGGAACCTATTCTCAGTATAAAG CTGGAGGCTCTGGGATCCATCGGCCGCTGAAGAAGGAGCCAGCCTTCGGCGCAGAGTATAAATCCAAG
- the RRP12 gene encoding RRP12-like protein isoform X2: MARSGRLRSGAAAKLKRWRKGHSSDSNPETRQHRLAARSRFCSRPAEKSNLTVDAVKLHNELQSGSLHLERASGSAQFRMEGDGSEEAATEKSSGTFLSGLSDCTNITFSKVQRFWESNSATHKEICAVLAAVTEVIRSQGGKESETEYFAALVLSCLATLLRKQDLAAWSYPVTLQVYHGLLSFCVHTKPKVRKAAQHGVCSVLRGSEFMFGDAAPEHHPAAPSTAKFCVQEIEKAGGAKEATTTLHVLALLRDVLPCFPAALVKTCCETLLRVMTLSHVLVTACAMQAFHSLFSAQTSVACLPAELNAQIITALYDYVPSTSDLQPLLTWLSTMERAHINLARLQKDLCWAHLPRFFSAAMNCFLSPHSQVVSAAAQSLETLLTECIAPHMEDMGTVSASAPAPAAYLCKMFRSVEEGLTYRFHAAWEQVLRVLEIFFETCGKQCHPIMRKCLQSLCDLRLSPHFPYTAEVDQAVGAAVSTMGPEVVLETVPLEINGKEETLDFPRSWLLPVLRDNVQGARLGFFTSYFLPLAAALKSRALEFTQAGKNVEAKIYDTLQWQVWTLLPGFCTRPTDVLGAFKGLARTLGMAISERPDLRSTVCQALRTLIHKGCETDAERAEVGRFAKNFLPILFNVYSQPEEDGGTSAQRRSVLDTVRAYLTITDPQMVCGFLEKASAKLTSPESSEFTRLSILDLVVAMAPYADEQSLDSLYCTIQPSLQSKERSMQKKAYRVLEEVCAAPHAPCQAFVRSHLQDLQAALLDSLKSAASPAKRPRLKCLFHIVKQLSAEHEPFVTALVPEVILCTKEVSVGARKNAFMLLVEMGHAFIRFGPTPEEAMQRFLLLIYVGLTGSVTMISCTVLALTRLFFEFKDHLEFSVVEQLLQNICLLLASRTRDVVKAALGFLKVTLLLVDTKLLAKHVQTMLEAVGNLSDDMRRHFRMKLRNLFIKFIRKFGFELVKGLLPAEYHKVLVNIRKAESRSRKQRALKKAAADMDEEEAPAPQPRGDSMEEILADSEDEEEEEEEQHRSKEWRKQARQKGQAWLKEGEDDEPLNFLDPNVSQRVLATKPVPRRSRGVSHDFQMSEDGRLIIHEEEEELDDDDETKGADEEMADVLQDVGLRSKKSQKRRFREEPDDEEAEAGTYSQYKAGGSGIHRPLKKEPAFGAEYKSKKGKGDVKKKGQLDPYAYIPLNRAKLNKRKRAKMQGQFKGLMKGAQRGAKAGRRNRLKSQRS, encoded by the exons ATGGCGCGGAGTGGGAGGCTCCGGTCGGGAGCTGCGGCCAAGCTGAAGCGCTGGCGGAAGGGCCATAGCAGTGACTCCAACCCCGAGACCCGCCAGCACCGTCTGGCTGCCCGCAGCCGCTTCTGTAGCCGGCCGGCGG AGAAAAGTAACTTGACAGTGGATGCAGTGAAGCTGCACAATGAGCTGCAGTCGGGGTCCCTGCATCTGGAGCGGGCGAGTGGCAGTGCTCAGTTCCGTATGGAGGGGGACGGTTCTGAAGAGGCTGCCACGGAGAAATCCTCCGGCACCTTCCTGAGCGGGCTGAGTGACTGTACTAACATCACCTTCAGCAAGGTGCAGCGCTTCTGGGAGTCCAACTCTGCCACTCACAAAGAG ATCTGTGCCGTGCTGGCAGCTGTGACAGAGGTGATCCGCTCCCAGGGGGGCAAGGAGAGCGAGACGGAATACTTTGCTGCACTG GTCCTCTCTTGCCTGGCCACGCTGCTACGGAAGCAAGACTTGGCAGCCTGGAGCTACCCTGTCACACTGCAGGTCTATCATGGCTTGCTGAGCTTTTGTGTTCATACCAAACCCAAG GTGCGGAAAGCAGCACAGCATGGGGTGTGCTCTGTTCTGAGGGGCAGTGAGTTCATGTTTGGCGATGCAGCCCCTGAGCATCACCCTGCAGCACCCTCCACCGCCAAGTTCTGTGTACAGGAGATTGAAAAAGCTGGAG GTGCCAAGGAGGCCACCACCACCCTGCATGTCCTTGCCCTGCTGCGGGATGTGCTGCCCTGCTTCCCCGCAGCTCTGGTGAAGACCTGCTGTGAGACCTTGCTCCGAGTCATGACCCTCAGCCATGTG TTGGTGACAGCATGTGCCATGCAAGCTTTCCACAGCCTCTTCAGTGCCCAGACCAGTGTGGCCTGCCTGCCAGCTGAGCTCAATGCCCAGATCATCACT gcTCTCTACGACTATGTGCCCAGCACGAGTGAcctgcagccactgctgacCTGGCTGTCCACCATGGAGCGGGCACACATCAACCTGGCCAG gCTGCAGAAGGATCTGTGCTGGGCTCACCTGCCCCGGTTCTTCTCTGCTGCCATGAACTGCTTCCTCTCCCCACACTCCCAGGTGGTGTCAGCAGCAGCGCAGAGCCTGGAG ACCCTCCTGACTGAGTGCATTGCTCCCCACATGGAGGACATGGGCACTGTGTCTGCatctgccccagcccctgctgcctACCTGTGCAAGATGTTCAG aTCAGTGGAGGAAGGGCTGACATACCGTTTCCATGCAGCGTGGGAGCAAGTTCTGCGAGTGCTGGAGATCTTCTTTGAGACATGTGGGAAGCAGTGCCATCCCATCATGAGGAAG TGTCTCCAGTCCTTGTGTGACCTGCGTCTCTCCCCACACTTTCCCTATACGGCTGAAGTGGACCAGGCAGtgggggctgctgtgagcaccATGGGTCCTGAGGTAGTACTGGAAACTGTGCCCCTGGAGATCAATGGCAAGGA GGAGACACTGGATTTCCCCCGCAGCTGGCTCCTGCCAGTGCTGCGGGACAATGTGCAGGGTGCGCGGCTTGGCTTCTTCACCAGTTACTTCTTGCCTTTGGCAGCCGCTCTGAAAAGCAGAG CCCTGGAGTTTACCCAGGCTGGAAAGAATGTGGAGGCCAAGATCTATGACACATTGCAGTGGCAG GTCTGGACTCTGCTACCTGGCTTCTGCACCCGTCCCACAGATGTGCTGGGGGCCTTCAAGGGGCTGGCCCGCACCTTGGGCATGGCTATCAGTGAGCGTCCAGATCTCCGCTCCACTGTGTGCCAGGCTTTGCGCACCCTCATCCACAAAGGCTGCGAGACAG ATGCGGAGCGAGCAGAAGTGGGTCGCTTTGCCAAAAATTTCCTGCCCATCCTGTTCAACGTGTACAGCCAACCTGAGGAGGATGGGGGTACAAGTGCTCAGCGCCGCTCCGTGCTGGACACTGTCCGTGCTTACCTGACCATCACGGATCCTCAG ATGGTGTGTGGATTCCTGGAGAAAGCCAGTGCAAAGTTGACCAGTCCTGAGAGTTCTGAGTTCACCAG ACTCTCTATCCTGGACCTTGTAGTGGCAATGGCACCCTATGCTGATGAGCAGTCCCTGGACTCCCTGTACTGTACTATCCAGCCTTCTCTCCAG AGCAAAGAACGCAGCATGCAGAAGAAGGCGTATCGTGTGCTGGAGGAGGTGTGTGCCGCTCCCCACGCTCCCTGCCAGGCTTTTGTCCGCTCCCACCTCCAGGACctgcaggcagcactgctggactCGCTCAAGAGCGCAGCATCCCCGGCCAAGAGG CCCCGGCTGAAATGCCTGTTCCACATTGTGAAGCAGCTATCTGCAGAGCATGAGCCTtttgtcactgctctggtccCAGAG GTCATCCTATGCACCAAGGAGGTGTCAGTGGGGGCCCGCAAGAATGCCTTCATGCTGCTCGTGGAGATGGGGCATGCTTTCATCCGCTTTGGACCCACCCCTGAAG AGGCTATGCAGCGGTTCCTGCTCCTGATCTACGTGGGGCTCACTGGCTCAGTCACTATGATCAGCTGCACCGTGCTGGCATTGACCCGCCTGTTCTTCGAGTTCAAAg ATCACCTGGAGTTCAGTGtggtggagcagctcctgcagaacaTCTGCCTGTTGCTGGCCTCCCGCACACGGGATGTGGTCAAGGCAGCCCTGGGATTCCTGAAGGTCACACTGCTCCTAGTGGACACCAAGCTCCTGGCCAAGCATGTCCAGACAATG CTGGAGGCTGTGGGGAACCTTTCAGATGACATGAGACGCCACTTCCGTATGAAGTTGCGAAACCTCTTCATCAAGTTCATCCGCAAGTTTGG CTTTGAGCTGGTGaaggggctgctgccagctgagtACCATAAGGTGCTGGTGAACATCCGCAAGGCGGAATCCCGGAGCCGCAAGCAGCGTGCCCTGAAGAAGGCAGCTGCAGATATGGATGAGGAGGAGGCACCAGCACCACAGCCCAGAGGAGACAG TATGGAAGAGATCCTGGCTGACtcagaggatgaggaggaggaagaggaggaacagCATCGGAGCAAGGAGTGGAGGAAGCAAGCACGGCAGAAGGGCCAGGCGTGGCTCAAGGAAGGGGAAGATGATGAGCCCCTCAACTTCCTGGACCCTAATGTGTCCCAGCGGGTGCTGG CCACAAAACCAGTCCCCAGGCGGTCCAGAGGAGTGAGCCATGATTTCCAGATGTCTGAGGATGGACGCCTGATCATCcatgaagaggaagaggagctggatgatgatgatgaaacCAAAG GAGCAGACGAGGAGATGGCAGATGTGCTGCAAGATGTGGGGCTCCGCAGT AAGAAGAGTCAGAAGCGTCGCTTCAGAGAGGAGCCAGACGATGAGGAAGCTGAGGCTGGAACCTATTCTCAGTATAAAG CTGGAGGCTCTGGGATCCATCGGCCGCTGAAGAAGGAGCCAGCCTTCGGCGCAGAGTATAAATCCAAG